TAATTATGGGATGGAAAGGCAGAGAATTAGTAGAGAAGTCAGGGCTTGATGTAGAAGAAGTTTTACATTTATTAAATAAAGCCTACTGCGATGAATGGCTGGCTTATTATCAATATTGGATTGGGGCCAAAGTAGTGGTAGGTTTACCACGTGAAAAAGTGCAGGCAGAACTTATTGAACATGCCAATGAAGAATTGGACCACGCCAACCGCTTAGCAGAGCGCATTATCCAGTTAGGAGGCACTCCTGTTATTGATCCGAAAAGATGGTTTGAGCTTAGCTCCTGCGGATATTTAGTACCCAAGGATCCGGGTGTAGATGCCCTGCTTGACCAAAATCTTAAAGGAGAGCGATGCGCCATTGCCGTCTATAAAAAATTATTGGATTTTGTAAAAGGGAAAGATATGATTACCGGTCATTTAATCCGTCATATCTTGGAAGAAGAAATTGAACACGAACAAGATTTAGAAGATATCCAAAACGATATCGCACACTTTAGAAACGGGGGCGGCAAAAAATAAGAGATCCGCACGTATCTAAAAAGCCCCGCTTTCGGCGGGGCTTTTTGATGAAATTATTAGGATATGTAAACCTAATCCATATAATAGCAAGTTTCACTGCCAAGTCCGCAGGTGAGACAAGTTTGACCCGTTGCCGTATTTTTAAATCCTAATTCCTTACAAACATCTCCTCCTCTACATATGCGCTGACCATAATAATTCAAAGACCATTTAAACTCTTTTGCGCCTTTGGAATATTCGGCATACACATCCGAATAGGGGTTGTTCAAAAAACGAGTCAATACTTTCTAATCTTTTTCTAATAGAGTCATAGAACTTCTTTATTTTCTATAATATAAATATGGATAAAGAACAAGGTGTTATTGTTGCTAAATCGGCCGGCTTTTGTCCGGGTGTTAAGGGAGCTATCGATAAGGTGCTGGAGTTGGAAGCCTCCGGCAAAAAACCTATCTATACTTTAGGCCCCCTTATTCACAACAAACAAGTGACGGATATGTTGGCCGCCAAACAAATTTCTTCCGTAGATAAACCTGAAGATGCTCAAGACAAATCAGGCGTTCTGGTAATTCGCGCACACGGCATTACCCCTGCCTTTCGCGCAGAAGTGATGGCCAGCGGCATGAAAGTAGTGGATGCCACTTGCCCATTGGTTAAACATGCCCATGATGTCATTTCTAAATATGCCCAAGAGGGTTATCATACCGTCATTGTAGGAGACGGCGGACATGCAGAAGTGATCGGCCTTTTAGGCTGTACACAAGGCAAAGGAATTGTGGTGTCCGGACCGGAAGAAGCCCAAAATTTACCACACTTTGATAAAGTAAATATCGTTTCTCAAACTACGCAAAAAGAAAGTGTCTTTTTTGCAACGGCTGAAATTATTAAAAACAAAGCCGATATTTGCCAAATTTCCAATACCATTTGTCACCCTACCAAATTGCGCCAAAGCGAAACCATGCAAATGGCCAAAAATGCTGATTTGGTAATCGTCGTAGGAGGCAAACACAGTGCCAATACCGCACGCTTGGCCCTCTTATGCCGCGAATTAGCACCCAAAGTGCTGCACATTGAAACGGAAGCCGAACTGACACCGGAGCAGGTATTACCTGCCAAACGTATTTTTATTACCGCCGGTGCATCCACTCCCAACTGGGTTATTGACCGCGTGGCCAATTGGGTACGCCAAACCCGTAAAAAACGCGGGGTATCGTTTACCCATTTTATTCAAAAACTTTGGGCCAAATGGGTATCCGCTTCCATTTATACGGCTTTTGCCGCTTCGGCTTTGACCTATGTTTGTATGAAATTGGAAGGATTACACTTTCAATGGAAAGAAGTGTTGTTTGCCGGTTTCTTCGTTTATAGTTTAACGGCCGTTAACAGAGCCTATGATGAAAAACCGCATAGTTTTTCCAAACTAAATTGGACATTGTGGTACGGTGCAGCCGTCGTGGCATTATGTTTAGCAGCCATGATGAGCCTAAAGGCCCTTATGCTCACTTTGCCAATTTTAATAGCCGGTCTTTTATACCCCTCCCGGCATTTCTTAAAGTCCAAGATTTTATCCATTTCAGGAACGAAGGACTTCTTTACCTCTTTGGGTTGGGGATATGCTTGTGCTTTTTTACCGGCCTTTGCCAACGATTTACTATTAAGAAAATCTTCTTACTTGGCTATTTTCTATGCCGTACTGTTGGTATTTATGCGTTCTGTGACGTTGGGTTTTACCTCTGCCAACAAAGATCTGATGATTGGTAAAGAGAGTTTTTATAAAGCCTTCGGCATAGGAAAAACCAAACTGGCCGTCATGGGCCTTTTGGGCGCATTAACAACCGTACTAGCCGTACTGTTAACCATTACGTGGAAACCGGCTTTGGTAGCCATGTTATTGGTAGGTAATTTATATACCATCTTTATTGTAATTTATTATTATAGTCACACCGTATCTCGAGGCACTAAAGAGGAAACTCTTATTGATGCCCAATTTTTCGTATTGTGTATATTAGTGTGGCTTTCTCGTTTCATTTAAAGGTTGGGAGGGATTATGAGCATTAAAAAAATTGGTATTTTAACAGCCGGCGGGGACTGCCCCGGATTAAATGCGGTCGTGCGTGCCGTTTGCAAAAATGCCCTTCGTCAAGGGGTGGAAGTATTAGGTTTTAAAAACGGATTTGACGGATTGGTACTCAATGAATTTATCCGCATCACGTCTGAAACGGTATCCGGCATTTTAACTTTGGGAGGTACCATTTTAGGCACCAGCAATATTGCTAACCCCTTTAAATACACCCTCCCTCCTTTTGGCTCTGCCGAAAAACCGAATGATTTATCCTCCGTTGCAATACACAATTTCAAAGCCAACCAATTAGATGCCTTAATTACCATTGGTGGAGACGGCACTCTGACCATGTCTCAAAAATTTGTAGATTTGGGCCTGCCGATTGTTGCCGTACCCAAAACCATTGATAATGACCTTTCCGCTACTGACCAAACCTTTGGTTTCGATTCTGCCTTGACCGTAGCCACAGAAGCCATTGACCGCATTCACACCACCGCTCAAAGCCATCACCGCGTGATGATTATTGAAACGATGGGCCGTTATGCAGGCTGGATCGCTTTACGTTCTGCTATTGCCGGCGGCGGTGATATTATATTGATTCCGGAAATTCCATACAATGATGATGTCATCGTAGAGTATCTGCTCAACCGCAAAAGTCAAGGTAAAAACTTTAGCATTATTGTAGCGGCAGAAGGCGCTAAAAATGAAAAAGGAGAGCAAGCCATCACCCGTACGGTGGCTGCCAGCACAGACCCGATTCGCTTGGGCGGTATTGCTTATAAACTCAGCGATATGATTGAAAACCGCACCCAAATAGAGTCTCGTGCGTGTGTGTTGGGCCATATGCAACGCGGAGGCACTCCCACCGCTTTTGACCGCTGGCTCTCTACTTTGTACGGAGCGAAAGCCTTTGATATGGTCATGGAAGAAAAATTTGGCTATATGACCGCTTTCCGCAACTTTGGCATTACGGAAGTAAAAATAGCCGATGCTATCAGTAAATTAAAATTAGTCGATCCCAACGGAGAAGAAGTAAAAGCCGCCCTGAAAATAGGTATGAGTTTTGGTTCTGCCCAAATTGGCTAACAGGAGTGAAAAATGAGTGAAAATTTAGATATTCTCTACGGTATACATGCCGTAATGGAAGCCTTGAAAAGTAAAAAAAGAAACGTGGTGCAATTATACGTTTCCGATAATAAAGCCGGCCATCGTGCCGTAGAAGAAATTATTCGTCTGGCCAAACGCAACAATGTTAAAATTGACCGCATGGATTTAAAAGTGATGGACCGCCTGACCAAAGGGGCCAACCATCAAGGTGTGTTGGCCAAAGCACAACCCGTACGCTTGATGAAATTATCCACTGCCATGTATGAAGCCGACGGAAATAAAAAAGATTTGTGGCTGGCTATTGACGAAATGACCGACCCTCAAAATTTGGGTGCCATTATCCGCAGTGCCGCTTGTTTGGGATTTTCTACCATCATCTTGCCTCAACGCAGAACGGTGGGTTTAACTCCTGCCGTATATAAAGTGGCCTGCGGCGCGGTGGAAAATGTAAATATCGTAGAAGTGGCCAATTTATCCAACGCCTTGCTGGATTTAAAAGAGGAGGGCTTTTGGATTTACGGGGCGGATATGGACGGACAATCCATCACCCAAACCGATTATGCCTCTCCGGCGGTATTGGTCATCGGCTCTGAAGGAACGGGTATCCGCGAAAAGACTGCCGAAAACTGTGATCAAATTATTTCCATTCCGCAAAAAGGTGGCGTAGAAAGTTTAAATGCTTCTGCCGCAGCCAGCATTATCATGTATGATATGATGGCCAAAGTGCAACTGAAAAAATAAAGTCATTCAAACTTTACAAATAAAACACCCCGCTTTTTGGCGGGGTGTTTTATTTAAAATGGGTTTTAGTTCATGTAATAGCAGGTATCACCCGTTCCGCTGACACATTGATCACCGGAACCCCAAGCACTAAAACCAATATCTCTACACAAAGAATACCTTGTTGAAGCAGCTTTACAAATGCGATATCCCAAAGAATTCATGTGCAAAGTGACAGAATCAGGATTATAGCGCGCCCCCGCCACAATAAACGGCCCTTCCGAAGTACAATCTCCGGTAATTCCATAAGTAAAATATTTAGAATCTTCTACATCAACGGAAAGGGCGCTCGGTGTTATATATGTGGCTGACGGATTTTCTAAACAATATACTTGTCCTGCTTTCAGTAAAGCACTCATATTGCTCCATGCTTCAGCAGTACGGCTTTTAAGCACCGTTTTTTGATATTGCGGCAAAGCCACCGCAGACAAAATACCGATAATTAACACCACTACCAACAATTCAATCAGCGTAAAACCGCTGCTATTTTTAAATGATTTTTTCATAGTGTAAGTCCTTTTTGATTTAAATTCCCTGCTCTTTAAATTTAACAAAAAAAAACTAAAACGCCAAGTATTTTTAATTTCCGATGAAAAAATGCTCAATAAAAAAACGGCCTTTTGGCCGTTTTTAAAATGTTTATAAGAATAATTCCACTTGGTCTATTTGTTTACCCTGATCATTAAATACGTGTATCGTCAATTTGCGGTCTACAATTTTTACTTCCGCAAAATGATATCCCGCCACAAAACGCGCCGTAGAACGATGGCTGCTCATGCGCTTGGTGGGTGTAGCACCGCCACCGCCCAAGGTAATATAGGTGACCCCGCGTTGATTAGGCTCATCTTCAAGCATAGGGAAAGTGCGCTCATAATTGGCTTCTGCCCCTTGCAACACCAAATCTACGCCATACTTCTCAAACAAAGGCACAAAGCGCGCCGCCACCTCATTGGCAGGGCCTTTGGCTCCGGTGGAGTACATAGGAGCATTAAGCACCACTATTTTCCATTTTTCGGCAGCTCCGCCCAACGCACTCTGAAGCCATTTATACTGGGCGGACTTTTCGTCTATATTCGGTGCCCAAACCGCCCCATACGCAGCATTGGTATCTAAAAATATAAAACGGGCGTTGGCTGTATCAAAAAAGTAATATTTAGGGGTGGCATTGGACCAACTCATATCATGAAAATGAGAATAATTGGTACGCACAAAAGATTTACTTTCTCTTTTTTCCCGCTCGGCCCCATACTCATTGGCTCCAAGCGCAATAAACAAGGGGGTTTTGGCCAAAACTTCTTGATAAGGTGTAAAAAATTCCGCATTGGCATCTTCGTCAAGACCGCTGGCCGTCAAATCACCTGTGTGAATAACGAAATCGGCCTCTTTTTGTGCCATTTGGCTGGCTAATAAGGCTTTGGCTGAGGCATTTTCCCCTGCTGTATTTCCAAAAGCCAAAAACTTAACCTCTTTCCTCTCGGGACTGTATAACGTACGGAAAGACCCCTCTATCGGGGCTTGCAAACCGTCTTTGGCAGCATTATAAACATATAAGCGATAGCAAAAATCCTGATTAGGCACCAGACCGTAAAGAACGGCTTTGTGTTGCGTATCCTCCGGGCTGATTTTCATAATTTGGTTGCAACGCGGAGACGGACCATATTCCAACCAAGCAGGCGTTTGTTCATCGGTTTGCCAACGCAAAATCATGGTGGTTTGGGTAGGATTCTCAAGATAAGGGCCGCGCACCACTTGAGCCGCCTGAGCAACAATACTTAAAAAAAGAAAAAAGATAATCAATAAGTTTTTCATATGATATATTTTAGCAAAATATATCCACTCTTCCCCCAAAAAAGCCTGTCAGAAAGCCCTAAATTTGCTAAATTATGAAGTATGAGAAAAACTATTCTTCTTTTTATTTTATTTTTGGGCGCTTTAGGCGCACATGCTTATAACGTAGATGCTACCGCCGCGTACGTCTATTCTTCCGACCATAATCAGGCCGTTTTAGGTGCTTCTGTACCGTTGGGAGTTAACACCGTCATCGGAGTAAGAGGCAAATACGTGGAAGACAAACAAGAAAGTGTATTGAAAGAAAATACTTATTCCGTTTCTTTGCCCGTACAGTTGGATTTGGATTTGGTAAAACTCAATTTAACGCCCTTTTATTATTTTAAAAATGAGTTTTCTTTTGCCGCCGAAAAAGACCCCTATGCTTACGGCATCAACGCACAATTGGTCATGAATTTACAACAAAATGAAATTGACGAACTTTATACGCAAGGCTATATCGGGGTTTCCTATGCCAGACAAAATGGTATTTTGGTGGAGAATGCCGTTCCCGATGAAACTGACTATACCCAAATGGCTTATACACTGGGG
This is a stretch of genomic DNA from Elusimicrobiaceae bacterium. It encodes these proteins:
- a CDS encoding ferritin, giving the protein MGWKGRELVEKSGLDVEEVLHLLNKAYCDEWLAYYQYWIGAKVVVGLPREKVQAELIEHANEELDHANRLAERIIQLGGTPVIDPKRWFELSSCGYLVPKDPGVDALLDQNLKGERCAIAVYKKLLDFVKGKDMITGHLIRHILEEEIEHEQDLEDIQNDIAHFRNGGGKK
- the ispH gene encoding 4-hydroxy-3-methylbut-2-enyl diphosphate reductase, with amino-acid sequence MDKEQGVIVAKSAGFCPGVKGAIDKVLELEASGKKPIYTLGPLIHNKQVTDMLAAKQISSVDKPEDAQDKSGVLVIRAHGITPAFRAEVMASGMKVVDATCPLVKHAHDVISKYAQEGYHTVIVGDGGHAEVIGLLGCTQGKGIVVSGPEEAQNLPHFDKVNIVSQTTQKESVFFATAEIIKNKADICQISNTICHPTKLRQSETMQMAKNADLVIVVGGKHSANTARLALLCRELAPKVLHIETEAELTPEQVLPAKRIFITAGASTPNWVIDRVANWVRQTRKKRGVSFTHFIQKLWAKWVSASIYTAFAASALTYVCMKLEGLHFQWKEVLFAGFFVYSLTAVNRAYDEKPHSFSKLNWTLWYGAAVVALCLAAMMSLKALMLTLPILIAGLLYPSRHFLKSKILSISGTKDFFTSLGWGYACAFLPAFANDLLLRKSSYLAIFYAVLLVFMRSVTLGFTSANKDLMIGKESFYKAFGIGKTKLAVMGLLGALTTVLAVLLTITWKPALVAMLLVGNLYTIFIVIYYYSHTVSRGTKEETLIDAQFFVLCILVWLSRFI
- a CDS encoding ATP-dependent 6-phosphofructokinase, translated to MSIKKIGILTAGGDCPGLNAVVRAVCKNALRQGVEVLGFKNGFDGLVLNEFIRITSETVSGILTLGGTILGTSNIANPFKYTLPPFGSAEKPNDLSSVAIHNFKANQLDALITIGGDGTLTMSQKFVDLGLPIVAVPKTIDNDLSATDQTFGFDSALTVATEAIDRIHTTAQSHHRVMIIETMGRYAGWIALRSAIAGGGDIILIPEIPYNDDVIVEYLLNRKSQGKNFSIIVAAEGAKNEKGEQAITRTVAASTDPIRLGGIAYKLSDMIENRTQIESRACVLGHMQRGGTPTAFDRWLSTLYGAKAFDMVMEEKFGYMTAFRNFGITEVKIADAISKLKLVDPNGEEVKAALKIGMSFGSAQIG
- the rlmB gene encoding 23S rRNA (guanosine(2251)-2'-O)-methyltransferase RlmB gives rise to the protein MSENLDILYGIHAVMEALKSKKRNVVQLYVSDNKAGHRAVEEIIRLAKRNNVKIDRMDLKVMDRLTKGANHQGVLAKAQPVRLMKLSTAMYEADGNKKDLWLAIDEMTDPQNLGAIIRSAACLGFSTIILPQRRTVGLTPAVYKVACGAVENVNIVEVANLSNALLDLKEEGFWIYGADMDGQSITQTDYASPAVLVIGSEGTGIREKTAENCDQIISIPQKGGVESLNASAAASIIMYDMMAKVQLKK
- a CDS encoding metallophosphoesterase, with the protein product MKNLLIIFFLFLSIVAQAAQVVRGPYLENPTQTTMILRWQTDEQTPAWLEYGPSPRCNQIMKISPEDTQHKAVLYGLVPNQDFCYRLYVYNAAKDGLQAPIEGSFRTLYSPERKEVKFLAFGNTAGENASAKALLASQMAQKEADFVIHTGDLTASGLDEDANAEFFTPYQEVLAKTPLFIALGANEYGAEREKRESKSFVRTNYSHFHDMSWSNATPKYYFFDTANARFIFLDTNAAYGAVWAPNIDEKSAQYKWLQSALGGAAEKWKIVVLNAPMYSTGAKGPANEVAARFVPLFEKYGVDLVLQGAEANYERTFPMLEDEPNQRGVTYITLGGGGATPTKRMSSHRSTARFVAGYHFAEVKIVDRKLTIHVFNDQGKQIDQVELFL